The proteins below are encoded in one region of Campylobacter helveticus:
- a CDS encoding DUF4879 domain-containing protein, translating to MANKALSLMVAGFLSCSLAYANSLTEGKEKITRNGVSVYLEPNSKDKQRILNGEFDKTLEKMKKAFKVNSKASKAPAPPVSYVTIGEIQSQKGGYETIADGQTITKYDHGGSPFLVATGVIGYGGNSSVDTATFGGSKVNYIDYKGLDFDGDKIIDGWLEIWDLTSAPNESGMFIYTSKSINPGPTLSTSIQIQ from the coding sequence ATGGCAAACAAAGCTCTTTCTTTAATGGTTGCAGGTTTTTTAAGTTGCTCTTTAGCTTATGCAAATTCTTTAACTGAGGGTAAAGAAAAAATTACGCGTAATGGCGTGAGTGTTTATTTAGAGCCAAATTCTAAAGACAAGCAAAGGATTCTTAACGGAGAATTTGACAAAACTTTAGAAAAGATGAAAAAGGCTTTCAAAGTAAATTCCAAAGCTTCAAAAGCTCCAGCTCCTCCTGTTTCTTATGTTACTATTGGAGAAATACAATCGCAAAAGGGAGGCTATGAAACAATAGCAGATGGGCAAACAATAACTAAATACGACCACGGCGGTAGTCCATTTTTAGTTGCAACAGGAGTTATAGGCTATGGTGGAAATAGTAGCGTGGATACAGCTACTTTTGGCGGAAGTAAGGTTAATTATATTGATTATAAAGGTCTTGATTTTGACGGAGACAAAATCATCGATGGTTGGTTGGAAATTTGGGACTTAACAAGCGCTCCAAATGAAAGCGGTATGTTTATCTATACCTCAAAATCAATCAATCCCGGTCCTACTTTAAGCACAAGTATCCAAATTCAGTAA
- the dcuC gene encoding C4-dicarboxylate transporter DcuC: protein MAIFSTLFAVVVVAYYILKKYNPIFTFLFSGMIILIFAFYYFGVPIPKAPAREALSFLDVVLDSFAFITATFKTQLAGVGLIIMSVAGFAAYMKHINASAKLAFLANKPLGKIKNKYLILSGTFVVGMALKIVISSYAGLLLLLLACIYPVLIALKIRPITAVCVLSLIALDYGPKDGNSINMADMVGQKDNVVGLFLDYQLWVVLAYVALIALLIPFYFAWVDKKDKVKGVLCDEVETPEIINPKCPTFYILFPWLPVVFLFSAYFLNIKLDVVTANFVSIALVFIVEFARHKDAKKLGEDMVVILKAMAEIFVSVVSIIIAAGVFAEGIKALGGVGILADAVSALGKEGEFASIAVLVSIVALSFLVYGFTIIMGSGIAAFNAFGRLAPDIATRLGIAPITLVLPIEIASCLGRAASPIAGGIIALAGFAKVSPMDIIKRTAPLLLIAMLVNISVSFYLAKANPPQNEAKIEKRI from the coding sequence ATGGCTATATTTTCAACCCTCTTTGCTGTGGTGGTTGTGGCGTATTATATCCTTAAAAAATATAATCCCATTTTCACCTTTTTATTTTCAGGTATGATTATTTTAATCTTTGCATTTTATTATTTTGGTGTGCCTATTCCAAAGGCTCCAGCGAGGGAGGCTTTAAGCTTTTTAGATGTGGTTCTTGATAGTTTTGCTTTTATCACAGCGACTTTTAAAACGCAGCTTGCGGGAGTGGGACTTATCATTATGAGCGTGGCCGGATTTGCTGCGTATATGAAGCACATTAACGCTTCGGCAAAACTTGCCTTTTTGGCTAATAAACCTCTTGGAAAGATTAAAAATAAATATCTTATTCTAAGTGGCACTTTTGTCGTGGGTATGGCTCTTAAGATAGTGATTTCAAGCTATGCAGGACTTTTACTTTTGCTTTTGGCTTGTATCTATCCTGTGTTAATCGCTCTTAAAATTCGTCCCATTACAGCCGTTTGTGTGCTTTCTTTAATCGCTCTTGATTATGGACCAAAAGATGGAAATTCCATTAATATGGCTGATATGGTAGGGCAAAAAGATAATGTCGTGGGGCTTTTTTTAGATTACCAACTTTGGGTCGTTTTAGCTTATGTGGCACTTATAGCTCTTTTAATTCCTTTTTATTTTGCTTGGGTTGATAAAAAGGACAAAGTTAAGGGCGTGTTGTGTGATGAGGTAGAAACCCCAGAAATTATTAATCCAAAATGTCCAACATTTTACATACTTTTTCCTTGGCTTCCTGTGGTATTTTTATTTTCGGCGTATTTTCTAAATATAAAGCTTGATGTTGTAACGGCGAATTTTGTTAGCATTGCTTTAGTTTTTATTGTGGAATTTGCAAGACACAAAGACGCTAAAAAACTCGGTGAAGATATGGTTGTTATCCTAAAAGCTATGGCAGAAATTTTTGTCAGTGTAGTCAGCATTATCATCGCAGCAGGTGTTTTTGCGGAGGGCATTAAGGCTTTAGGTGGGGTTGGGATTTTAGCAGATGCGGTAAGTGCTTTGGGTAAAGAGGGAGAATTTGCTAGTATCGCTGTGCTAGTTAGCATTGTGGCTCTTAGCTTCTTGGTTTATGGTTTTACTATTATTATGGGAAGTGGGATAGCTGCTTTTAATGCTTTTGGCAGGTTAGCTCCTGATATTGCTACAAGGCTAGGCATTGCTCCCATTACGCTCGTTTTACCGATAGAAATTGCCTCTTGTTTAGGACGGGCTGCTTCACCTATTGCGGGTGGGATTATCGCTTTGGCGGGGTTTGCTAAGGTTTCTCCTATGGACATTATCAAACGCACCGCACCGCTTTTACTCATCGCTATGCTTGTGAATATCAGCGTTTCTTTTTATCTAGCAAAGGCTAATCCACCGCAAAATGAAGCAAAAATTGAAAAGCGGATTTAA
- a CDS encoding ABC transporter permease gives MKTLFQIQNHTLFIAGIWDKKSVAGFKINDFVNKFEKQCILDFVSLEFIDMAGVRFFLALEYELRKKGVMSQRVRLDAKFDALFALCEKNYQRILKEKEKRFDMTETFVSLGKLSFELLVILRKFICFVGAFFSAFFVCLKRPKDFRFIAFLYHIENSAFKALPIVILTALLVGVVLAYQAAFQLAQFGANIFIVDLVGISATRELAPLIAAIVIAGRSASSYTAQIGVMKITDEIAAMNTMGFSTFNFIIIPRVTALIVAMPLIVAVSDFISILGGMVVAQLSLDINFAEFLRRFKEAVDVKHIIIGLVKAPIFGFLIGLIACFRGLEVKHTTQSIGIYTTKSVVNAIFWVIAFDALFSIILTQMGV, from the coding sequence ATGAAAACACTCTTTCAAATTCAAAATCATACGCTTTTTATTGCGGGAATTTGGGATAAAAAAAGTGTGGCTGGTTTTAAAATTAATGATTTTGTAAATAAATTTGAAAAGCAGTGTATTTTAGATTTTGTGAGTTTAGAATTTATCGATATGGCTGGAGTTAGATTTTTTTTAGCTTTAGAATATGAGCTGAGAAAAAAGGGTGTGATGAGCCAACGGGTGCGTTTAGATGCGAAATTTGATGCTTTATTTGCATTATGCGAAAAAAATTATCAAAGGATTTTAAAAGAGAAAGAAAAACGCTTTGATATGACGGAAACTTTTGTTAGTTTGGGAAAATTAAGCTTTGAATTGCTTGTGATTTTAAGAAAATTTATTTGTTTTGTTGGGGCATTTTTTAGTGCGTTCTTTGTGTGTTTGAAAAGACCAAAAGATTTTCGTTTTATCGCTTTTTTGTATCATATCGAAAATTCAGCTTTTAAGGCTTTACCCATTGTGATTTTAACGGCTTTATTGGTGGGTGTTGTTTTAGCTTATCAAGCCGCTTTTCAACTCGCGCAATTTGGAGCAAATATTTTCATTGTAGATTTGGTAGGAATTTCGGCAACTAGGGAATTAGCGCCCTTGATAGCGGCTATTGTGATAGCGGGAAGAAGTGCAAGTTCTTATACTGCACAAATTGGCGTGATGAAAATAACAGATGAAATCGCAGCAATGAATACTATGGGTTTTTCAACTTTTAATTTCATTATTATCCCACGCGTTACGGCTTTGATTGTGGCTATGCCTTTGATTGTGGCTGTGAGTGATTTTATTAGCATTTTGGGGGGTATGGTTGTAGCACAGCTAAGTTTGGATATTAATTTTGCTGAGTTTTTACGCCGCTTTAAAGAGGCTGTTGATGTGAAGCACATCATCATAGGCTTGGTAAAAGCGCCCATTTTTGGTTTTTTAATCGGCTTAATCGCTTGTTTTAGAGGACTTGAGGTCAAGCACACGACTCAAAGCATAGGAATTTATACGACTAAAAGCGTGGTAAATGCGATATTTTGGGTCATAGCTTTTGATGCTTTATTTTCCATTATTTTAACGCAAATGGGCGTATGA
- a CDS encoding ABC-type transport auxiliary lipoprotein family protein yields the protein MRILYVLFAFLLSGCAGVSVDKEQSLILKSYGYEKNHQQSQKTLQIVKPKTPLYLNSKEILYVEDGLSRAYAYHFWADLPSNFYRFVLLDKLEKSTLFSAVVEKSTFTRVDLALQSRIESFEQVMTKEGSFAKLGFSVTLFDVKEQKILANRHFEKFIELENSQISTLVLGFEKGLNELCDDIILWLSEQLK from the coding sequence ATGCGAATTTTATATGTTTTATTTGCTTTTTTGCTAAGCGGATGTGCGGGTGTTTCTGTGGATAAGGAGCAAAGCTTGATTTTAAAAAGCTATGGCTATGAAAAAAATCATCAGCAATCGCAAAAAACGCTTCAAATCGTAAAGCCCAAAACGCCATTATATTTGAATTCTAAAGAAATTCTTTATGTAGAAGATGGATTAAGTCGTGCGTATGCTTATCATTTTTGGGCGGATTTACCGAGCAATTTTTATCGTTTTGTGCTTTTAGATAAGTTAGAAAAAAGCACACTTTTTAGTGCCGTTGTGGAAAAAAGCACTTTTACTAGGGTTGATTTGGCTTTGCAAAGTCGCATTGAGTCTTTTGAGCAAGTGATGACAAAAGAGGGGAGCTTTGCTAAACTTGGTTTTAGCGTAACACTTTTTGATGTAAAAGAGCAAAAAATTCTTGCAAACAGGCATTTTGAAAAGTTTATTGAGCTTGAAAATTCACAAATTAGCACTTTGGTTCTTGGTTTTGAAAAGGGTTTAAATGAGCTTTGTGATGATATTATCTTGTGGCTTAGTGAGCAATTAAAATAG
- a CDS encoding flagellar FLiS export co-chaperone, with protein sequence MKNELDVLKQHLGEVEGVGEFKAKQLCSQINDANDFIGALQVLDLSLKKIQNNITQRMQESTDEVQKRTLDAASSQLVNHCSFMGTGLFDNIFNVYVGQKLFEFEISNPLLVLDKGGYEGVLAYIEDKREEIKANLSELSSAILMGANLNTPSMFDSKADFKKLFQ encoded by the coding sequence ATGAAAAATGAATTAGATGTTTTAAAGCAACATTTGGGCGAGGTTGAGGGCGTAGGCGAATTTAAGGCAAAGCAGCTTTGTTCTCAAATTAACGATGCAAATGATTTTATCGGTGCTTTGCAGGTTTTAGATTTAAGTCTTAAAAAAATTCAAAATAATATCACGCAGAGAATGCAAGAAAGCACTGATGAGGTGCAAAAACGCACTTTAGACGCTGCATCTTCTCAGCTTGTGAATCATTGCTCTTTTATGGGAACGGGGCTTTTTGATAATATTTTTAATGTTTATGTTGGGCAAAAGCTTTTTGAATTTGAAATTTCAAATCCTCTTTTAGTGCTTGATAAGGGTGGATATGAGGGCGTTTTAGCTTATATCGAGGATAAAAGAGAAGAGATAAAGGCAAATTTGAGTGAGCTTAGCAGTGCTATTTTAATGGGGGCAAATTTAAATACTCCTTCTATGTTTGATTCTAAGGCGGACTTTAAAAAACTTTTTCAATAA
- a CDS encoding Sua5 YciO YrdC YwlC family protein has product MKIYLCQTDTTAGFLSKNKASLNKLKNRPLHTSCLITMAEFSTLLNFARVPRKFKNLVRRAKKTTFIYPNQKALRVVKDGKHAKFLEKHGWFYSSSANAHKKPFKLDYALFLAKKHKIKIVDKNLHEARASKIFKLSRTKKHKMR; this is encoded by the coding sequence ATGAAAATTTATCTTTGTCAAACGGACACAACAGCTGGTTTTCTAAGCAAAAATAAGGCCTCATTAAACAAGCTTAAAAATCGTCCATTGCACACATCTTGTCTTATCACAATGGCGGAATTTTCCACACTTCTAAACTTCGCAAGAGTGCCAAGAAAATTTAAAAATTTAGTAAGAAGAGCGAAAAAAACGACTTTTATCTATCCTAATCAAAAAGCACTTAGGGTTGTTAAAGATGGCAAACACGCGAAATTTTTAGAAAAACACGGTTGGTTTTATTCAAGCTCTGCGAACGCACATAAAAAGCCTTTTAAGCTTGATTATGCTCTTTTTTTGGCAAAAAAACACAAAATTAAAATTGTAGATAAAAATTTGCACGAAGCGAGAGCTTCTAAAATTTTTAAGCTTTCTCGCACTAAAAAACACAAAATGCGTTAA
- a CDS encoding MlaD family protein, with the protein MENRASYFWVGIFVFGVFFASLIFMLWLGDYSEEESFEYYEIHTQESVAGLGLKAPVRLLGVEVGSVENISIYAKQNLGVNILIKVKKGTPIKEDTFATLQLQGITGLKFIQLQGGSTDSKKLTSEKGYPVIAFRESFLATIDRQGERIFSLIKTADDKSKKLLSDENLENIELLLKNLAQLSENLNANSKALSANLNQASQNVAAMAKEVQISAKELRKTLQNVDESSRAFTNLMEKSARKIDTYDELRDSFVENLELLKLWLLESNRALKNLQKSPSDLIFKESKPKLGPGER; encoded by the coding sequence GTGGAAAATAGGGCGAGTTATTTTTGGGTTGGAATTTTTGTTTTTGGCGTGTTTTTCGCAAGTCTTATTTTTATGTTGTGGTTGGGGGATTATTCTGAAGAAGAGAGCTTTGAGTATTATGAAATTCACACGCAAGAATCAGTTGCTGGGCTTGGACTTAAAGCACCTGTGAGGCTTTTGGGAGTGGAGGTTGGAAGTGTGGAAAACATCAGCATTTATGCGAAGCAAAATTTAGGGGTTAATATACTCATTAAGGTTAAAAAGGGAACACCTATTAAAGAAGACACTTTTGCCACTTTGCAGCTTCAAGGCATTACTGGACTTAAATTTATCCAGCTTCAAGGGGGAAGTACGGATTCTAAAAAGCTCACCAGCGAGAAAGGTTATCCTGTTATCGCTTTTAGAGAAAGCTTTTTAGCGACCATCGATAGGCAGGGGGAGAGAATTTTTTCTCTTATAAAAACAGCCGATGACAAAAGTAAAAAGCTTTTAAGTGATGAAAATTTGGAAAATATCGAGCTTTTGCTTAAAAATTTAGCGCAGTTAAGTGAAAATTTAAATGCAAATTCTAAGGCTTTAAGTGCGAATTTAAACCAAGCAAGTCAAAATGTCGCCGCAATGGCAAAAGAGGTGCAAATCAGTGCAAAAGAGCTAAGAAAAACTTTGCAAAATGTCGATGAGAGTAGCAGGGCTTTTACAAATTTAATGGAAAAAAGTGCGAGGAAAATCGACACTTATGACGAGCTTCGCGATTCTTTTGTAGAAAATTTAGAGCTTCTTAAACTTTGGCTTTTAGAGAGTAATAGGGCACTTAAAAATTTGCAAAAAAGTCCGTCTGATTTAATCTTTAAGGAAAGTAAGCCAAAATTAGGACCGGGAGAGAGATAA
- the tkt gene encoding transketolase has translation MLEKQANTLRFLSADMIQKANSGHPGAPLGLADIMVVLSRHLSHNPKNPTWLNRDRLVFSGGHASALLYSFLHLSGYDLSLEDLKNFRRLHSKTPGHPEISTPGVEIATGPLGQGVANAVGFAMAAKKAENLLGSELINHKIYCLCGDGDLQEGISYEACSLAGLHKLNNLILIYDSNNISIEGDVNIAFNEDIIKRFEAQGFEVEQIDGHHFEMIDAVLNRAKKSSKPYLIIAKTTIAKGALELEGSHHSHGAPLGEDLIKRAKAKCGFDENAYFAIDEDVKIRFLSAVELGDLAEAKWNKILENSGKKELLKKLLNPDFSKIEFPNFKGKDLATRDSNGEILNVLAANLEGFLGGSADLAPSNKTELKEMGDFVEGKNIHFGIREHAMAAINNAFARYGIFLPFSATFFIFSEYLKPAARIAALMKIKHFFIFTHDSIGVGEDGPTHQPIEQLSTFRAMPNFLTFRPADGVENVKAWQIALKSEFPSAFILSRQKLKALSEPIFGDVENGAYLLRENKDAKFTLLASGSEVSLCLDTALELEKSGISCNVISMPCYELFEKQDKAYKERLLKGKVVGVEAANSKELYQFCDALYTLDSFGESGKDKDVFDYFGFSVAKLCAFLRQI, from the coding sequence ATGTTAGAAAAACAGGCAAATACTTTAAGATTTTTAAGTGCAGATATGATACAAAAAGCAAATTCGGGACACCCTGGAGCGCCTTTGGGTTTAGCGGATATTATGGTTGTTTTAAGCAGACATTTAAGTCATAATCCTAAAAATCCTACTTGGCTTAACCGCGATAGACTTGTTTTTTCAGGCGGACACGCTTCGGCTTTGCTTTATAGTTTTTTGCATTTAAGTGGTTATGATTTAAGTTTAGAGGATTTAAAGAATTTTCGTAGGCTTCACTCTAAAACCCCAGGACACCCTGAAATTTCAACGCCGGGTGTTGAAATTGCCACAGGTCCTTTAGGACAGGGCGTGGCTAATGCTGTAGGTTTTGCTATGGCGGCAAAAAAGGCGGAAAATTTGCTAGGTAGTGAGCTGATTAATCATAAAATTTATTGTTTGTGTGGCGATGGGGATTTGCAAGAAGGCATTTCTTATGAGGCTTGTTCTTTGGCTGGACTTCATAAACTAAATAATCTTATTTTAATTTACGATAGTAATAACATTTCTATTGAGGGTGATGTTAATATCGCTTTTAATGAAGATATTATCAAGCGTTTTGAGGCACAAGGCTTTGAAGTGGAGCAAATTGATGGGCATCATTTTGAGATGATTGACGCCGTGCTCAATCGAGCTAAAAAAAGCTCTAAGCCTTATCTCATTATCGCTAAAACGACCATAGCAAAAGGTGCTTTAGAGCTTGAGGGAAGTCATCATAGCCACGGCGCACCTTTGGGAGAGGACTTGATAAAAAGAGCAAAAGCAAAATGTGGCTTCGATGAAAATGCGTATTTTGCGATAGATGAAGATGTGAAAATTCGTTTTTTAAGTGCGGTGGAGCTTGGGGATTTAGCGGAAGCAAAATGGAATAAAATTTTAGAAAATTCGGGCAAAAAAGAGCTTCTTAAAAAACTTTTAAATCCTGATTTTTCTAAAATCGAATTTCCTAATTTCAAGGGCAAGGATTTAGCCACGAGAGATAGTAATGGCGAAATTTTAAATGTTTTAGCCGCGAATTTAGAGGGATTTTTAGGTGGAAGTGCGGATTTAGCTCCGTCAAATAAAACAGAACTTAAAGAAATGGGTGATTTTGTAGAGGGTAAAAATATCCATTTTGGTATTAGAGAACACGCTATGGCAGCGATAAATAACGCCTTTGCAAGGTATGGAATTTTCTTGCCTTTTTCGGCGACTTTTTTCATTTTTAGCGAATATTTAAAGCCAGCGGCTAGGATTGCTGCTTTGATGAAAATTAAGCATTTTTTCATCTTCACTCACGATAGCATAGGCGTGGGCGAAGATGGTCCTACGCACCAGCCTATAGAGCAGCTTAGCACTTTTAGGGCTATGCCAAATTTCTTAACTTTTAGACCGGCGGATGGGGTAGAAAATGTTAAGGCGTGGCAAATCGCCTTAAAAAGCGAATTTCCAAGTGCATTTATACTCTCACGCCAAAAACTTAAAGCTTTGAGTGAGCCTATTTTTGGCGATGTGGAAAATGGGGCGTATTTACTTAGAGAAAATAAGGACGCCAAATTTACCCTTTTAGCAAGTGGGAGTGAAGTGAGCCTTTGCTTGGATACAGCTTTAGAGCTTGAAAAAAGTGGAATTTCGTGTAATGTCATTTCTATGCCTTGTTATGAGCTTTTTGAAAAACAAGATAAAGCTTATAAAGAAAGACTTTTAAAAGGTAAAGTTGTGGGCGTTGAGGCGGCAAATTCTAAAGAGCTTTATCAATTCTGCGATGCGCTTTATACACTTGATAGCTTTGGCGAGAGTGGTAAGGATAAAGATGTATTTGATTATTTCGGCTTTAGCGTAGCAAAACTTTGTGCTTTTTTGCGTCAAATTTAA
- a CDS encoding YbaB/EbfC family nucleoid-associated protein yields MFENIDFSKMGELLTQVQEKAKAMELELDKKEFSAKSGAGLVKVSANGKGEIIDVNIDDSLLEDKESLQILLIAAINDVLAMVAQNKNSIASDMLGGLGGFKI; encoded by the coding sequence ATGTTTGAAAATATAGATTTTTCCAAAATGGGTGAGCTTTTAACTCAGGTGCAAGAAAAAGCAAAGGCTATGGAGCTTGAGCTTGATAAAAAAGAATTTAGTGCCAAAAGTGGTGCGGGACTTGTGAAAGTAAGTGCAAATGGTAAAGGTGAGATTATTGATGTGAATATCGATGATTCTTTACTTGAGGATAAGGAATCGTTGCAAATTCTACTCATTGCTGCGATTAATGATGTTTTGGCTATGGTTGCGCAAAATAAAAATAGTATCGCAAGTGATATGCTTGGCGGTTTAGGAGGGTTTAAGATATGA
- a CDS encoding polyprenyl synthetase family protein, with amino-acid sequence MNLREEFHKHLMRNLPQVSSFHPFFNEALAVMLKAGGKHFRAQLLLSVVSVYKKELLTQAFDAALALELIHTYSLIHDDLPAMDNADFRRATPTLHKSYDETTAILVGDALNTEAFLLLSRLNLPTSICLKLIETLAFNAGLNGMIIGQAIDCYFEDKKLSLKELEFLHTHKTAKLIAASLKMGCQICELDEDKTAGIYELGLKLGLIFQINDDIIDATLSAEQSGKPTCNDTHKNSFVNLLGLEKAKECKNTLLKECQFENLEKDFCEKLQILVKEYL; translated from the coding sequence GTGAATTTGAGGGAGGAATTTCATAAGCATTTAATGCGTAATCTACCTCAAGTTTCAAGTTTTCATCCCTTTTTTAACGAAGCCTTAGCGGTGATGTTAAAGGCTGGGGGGAAACATTTTCGCGCACAACTTCTTTTAAGCGTAGTGAGTGTTTATAAAAAAGAGCTTTTAACTCAAGCTTTTGATGCTGCTTTGGCTTTAGAGCTTATCCATACTTATTCTTTAATTCACGATGATTTGCCCGCTATGGATAATGCTGATTTTAGAAGAGCTACGCCGACTTTGCATAAAAGTTATGATGAGACAACGGCGATTTTAGTTGGGGATGCTTTAAACACGGAAGCATTTTTGCTTTTAAGTAGGCTTAATTTACCCACTTCGATTTGCCTTAAGCTTATCGAAACTCTTGCCTTTAATGCGGGGTTAAATGGTATGATTATAGGACAGGCGATTGATTGTTATTTTGAAGATAAAAAGCTTAGTTTAAAAGAGTTGGAATTTTTACATACGCATAAAACAGCTAAGCTTATAGCTGCGAGTTTAAAAATGGGCTGTCAAATTTGTGAGTTAGACGAGGATAAAACAGCTGGGATTTATGAGCTTGGTTTAAAGCTTGGTTTAATTTTTCAAATCAACGATGACATTATCGATGCGACTTTAAGTGCAGAGCAGAGTGGAAAACCAACATGCAATGATACGCACAAAAATTCTTTTGTAAATTTATTAGGGCTTGAAAAAGCAAAGGAATGCAAAAATACCCTTTTAAAAGAGTGTCAATTTGAGAATTTGGAAAAGGATTTTTGCGAGAAATTGCAAATTTTAGTGAAAGAATATTTATAA
- a CDS encoding DUF7488 domain-containing protein, producing MRFLLAFCVLFSFMWAIERPKFEDFAAGYERNKASMLNYEGMQAFALSENLLAVLKTPNAKLNQYVKYDPFLNLYLVRTPFSLIPTPMADEEKLTRNDWVGIWDPNKPYIGHIKYLAQNIDERDQLDFQTKVGILGEPCCNMLGIALNNGSFIGNRYLKHFMKYNDVYWGDIGVDFVVRENKIYVGNVRKNAQFLINDELVSIDGVPVRDVRKVNERILFADRGSTIYFGVIRDNHDLNISSIVFEKDISHFNLPSNKPKPAPTSFRSNLGLSVNSSLIVTRVDSSSKASRAGFMVGDKILRVNNEVIKNFKQLQDILAKGNDFNILIERLDKKLPLYNFENNLDLSKKSDGKFHFFIRLVK from the coding sequence ATGAGATTTTTATTAGCTTTTTGTGTTTTGTTTTCTTTTATGTGGGCTATTGAAAGACCTAAATTTGAAGACTTTGCTGCTGGGTATGAGAGAAATAAGGCGAGTATGTTAAATTATGAGGGGATGCAAGCTTTTGCTTTAAGTGAGAATTTACTTGCCGTTTTAAAAACGCCTAACGCAAAATTAAATCAATATGTAAAATATGACCCATTTTTAAATTTATATCTTGTGAGAACACCTTTTTCACTTATCCCTACGCCTATGGCAGATGAGGAGAAGCTAACGCGTAATGATTGGGTAGGCATTTGGGACCCAAATAAGCCTTATATAGGACATATAAAATACCTTGCTCAAAACATTGATGAAAGAGACCAGCTTGATTTCCAAACCAAAGTAGGAATTTTAGGAGAGCCTTGCTGTAATATGCTTGGCATCGCCCTAAACAACGGCTCTTTTATAGGGAACCGTTACCTTAAACATTTTATGAAATATAACGATGTGTATTGGGGTGATATAGGGGTGGATTTTGTCGTTAGAGAAAATAAAATTTATGTTGGCAATGTCCGCAAAAATGCACAATTTTTAATTAATGATGAGCTTGTAAGTATCGATGGTGTGCCTGTGCGTGATGTGAGAAAAGTTAATGAAAGAATCCTTTTTGCAGATAGGGGAAGCACGATTTATTTTGGTGTGATTAGAGATAATCATGATTTGAATATTTCTAGCATTGTTTTTGAAAAGGACATTAGCCATTTTAATCTGCCAAGTAATAAACCAAAACCAGCTCCAACAAGTTTTAGAAGCAATCTTGGCTTGAGTGTCAATTCTTCCTTGATTGTTACGAGGGTTGATTCTTCTTCAAAGGCAAGTAGGGCTGGTTTTATGGTGGGGGATAAAATTTTGCGTGTTAATAACGAGGTGATAAAAAATTTCAAACAGCTACAGGATATTTTAGCGAAAGGCAACGATTTTAACATACTCATAGAAAGACTAGATAAAAAATTACCTTTATATAATTTTGAAAACAATCTTGATTTATCAAAAAAAAGTGATGGGAAATTTCACTTTTTCATAAGGCTTGTGAAGTGA
- a CDS encoding ABC transporter ATP-binding protein — protein sequence MIIRAQNIITKFGSKCIHNGVSFEVGENEIFGILGGSGSGKSVLLKQMLLLEHFDGGEYEILGFKLRNISEENAQILRSKWGVVFQFAALFSFFSVFENIAIPLKEYTKLDDEAVRELVMMKLKMVGLNDSVLKQYPSELSGGMQKRVAIARALALDSRLLFLDEPTSGLDPYSSREFDDLILKLKQSFDLNIILVTHDKESMKNILDKFIILEDKKVGFYGTFEDLKVQNERLFKRFME from the coding sequence ATGATTATTAGAGCGCAAAATATCATCACTAAGTTTGGCTCTAAGTGTATCCACAATGGCGTAAGTTTTGAAGTGGGGGAAAATGAGATTTTTGGCATTTTGGGGGGGAGCGGTAGTGGTAAATCTGTGCTTTTAAAGCAAATGCTTTTGCTTGAGCATTTTGATGGTGGAGAGTATGAAATTTTAGGTTTTAAGCTTAGAAATATTAGCGAAGAAAACGCGCAAATTTTGCGTTCAAAATGGGGTGTTGTCTTTCAGTTTGCGGCTTTATTTAGTTTTTTTTCCGTGTTTGAAAATATCGCTATCCCACTTAAAGAATATACAAAGTTAGACGATGAAGCAGTGAGAGAACTTGTAATGATGAAGCTTAAAATGGTGGGTTTAAATGATAGTGTTTTAAAGCAGTATCCAAGTGAGTTAAGCGGGGGTATGCAAAAAAGAGTGGCGATTGCTAGAGCGTTGGCACTTGATAGCCGTTTGCTTTTTTTAGATGAGCCTACTTCTGGGCTTGACCCTTATAGCTCACGCGAATTTGACGATTTGATATTAAAACTTAAGCAAAGTTTTGATTTAAATATTATTTTAGTAACGCACGATAAAGAAAGTATGAAAAATATTTTAGATAAATTTATCATTTTAGAAGATAAAAAGGTTGGGTTTTATGGCACTTTTGAGGATTTAAAGGTGCAAAATGAAAGACTTTTTAAAAGATTTATGGAGTAA